A stretch of the Phaeodactylum tricornutum CCAP 1055/1 chromosome 15, whole genome shotgun sequence genome encodes the following:
- a CDS encoding predicted protein: MEFFNYTMDEHFDGAPVPVYLPTCGNCLSTTGDSPDALPTADEMWRQNHAQALQELHIAYLRFADEWYHQAVAKLPQIWKKTNLWGDLETFTELHKNGQALVDFDEQDYENRGRIAKHEREYLWRTFRDYEAFDAAKIYSLFTGSKYVPLQARWMDLHDVEAWRRDFLTPECRGGSRGADLAPNVKCWIYWMRRTSGGHPPLYKECFKIADSKDMF; this comes from the exons ATGGAGTTCTTCAACTATACGATGGACGAACATTTCGATGGTGCCCCCGTTCCAGTCTATCTACC GACTTGTGGCAATTGTTTGTCGACGACGGGAGATTCCCCGGACGCG CTACCGACCGCGGATGAGATGTGGCGGCAAAATCACGCCCAAGCCCTACAGGAGTTGCACATTGCGTATTTGCGCTTCGCCGACGAGTGGTACCACCAAGCAGTCGCCAAGTTACCgcagatctggaagaaaaCGAATCTCTGGGGCGATTTGGA AACCTTTACAGAGCTCCACAAGAATGGCCAAGCTTTGGTAGATTTTGACGAACAGGATTACGAAAACCGCGGTCGGATTGCCAAGCACGAGCGAGAGTATTTGTGGCGCACCTTTCGCGACTACGAGGCCTTTGATGCGGCCAAGATTTACAGTCTCTTTACCGGTAGTAAGTACGTCCCCCTGCAGGCGCGATGGATGGATCTGCACGATGTGGAAGCTTGGCGACGGGATTTTCTAACCCCGGAGTGTCGTGGAGGGTCTCGTGGTGCCGATCTTGCACCCAATGTAAAATGTTGGATTTATTGGATGCGGAGAACATCTGGAGGACATCCTCCGCTTTACAAGGAATGTTTCAAAATTGCTGACAGTAAAGACATGTTTTGA
- a CDS encoding predicted protein, with translation MNAGHGGVLLQRFLFIHSQALKQTHMKQLSPVQHSSVVVQLSVKSRHDSEGLTDGTFDGTVDGSLDGTVDGIKEGSLEGTDEGNREGSLDKTGDGNMEGSLDGTVDGVKEGLLVGSAEGNDVGELVILKPKKP, from the coding sequence ATGAATGCAGGACATGGGGGTGTTCTATTGCAGCGTTTCCTgttcattcacagtcaggcgTTGAAACAAACCCACATGAAACAACTAAGTCCAGTACAGCATTCGTCAGTTGTAGTGCAGCTTTCAGTGAAGTCCAGGCATGACTCAGAAGGTTTGACTGACGGTACATTTGATGGCACCGTGGACGGCTCTCTCGACGGTACAGTTGATGGCATCAAAGAAGGGTCGCTTGAGGGGACAGATGAAGGCAACAGAGAAGGCTCGCTAGACAAGACGGGCGATGGCAACATGGAAGGCTCTCTCGACGGTACAGTTGATGGCGTCAAAGAAGGCTTGCTTGTGGGCAGTGCGGAGGGAAACGACGTAGGAGAATTGGTAATACTGAAACCGAAGAAGCCATAA
- a CDS encoding predicted protein, which produces VLNTSPPMFAVDNFLTPLECEFLIHMAQDSFGPAPVVGKGAGEVSPSRTSSTCYLSREDLPDLMRKVSSLTGKPIEHCELPQVGRYFPSQQYLQHYDAFDLGTEDGLRFAANGGQRTITVLLYLNDVARGGATRFPALNLDVQPRQGMALVFFPATIDGMLDRMALHAAMPAVDTKYVSQVWIRQGHY; this is translated from the coding sequence GTCCTCAACACGTCACCCCCCATGTTTGCCGTGGACAACTTTCTCACCCCGCTGGAATGTGAATTTCTCATTCACATGGCGCAGGACTCGTTTGGACCCGCTCCCGTCGTTGGCAAGGGCGCCGGCGAAGTCTCACCTTCCCGTACATCCTCCACGTGTTACCTCTCTCGCGAAGACTTGCCCGACCTCATGCGCAAGGTATCCAGTCTCACGGGCAAACCGATCGAACACTGCGAACTTCCCCAAGTCGGACGCTACTTTCCTTCCCAACAGTATCTACAACACTACGACGCCTTCGACTTGGGCACGGAAGACGGTCTTCGCTTTGCCGCCAACGGCGGTCAACGCACAATTACTGTCCTGCTCTACCTCAACGACGTGGCTCGTGGGGGCGCCACCCGCTTTCCCGCGCTCAACCTGGACGTTCAGCCGCGACAAGGCATGGCCCTCGTCTTTTTCCCCGCCACCATTGACGGCATGCTCGATCGGATGGCCCTCCACGCCGCCATGCCCGCCGTCGATACCAAGTATGTCTCGCAAGTATGGATTCGACAAGGCCATTAT